From a single Lolium rigidum isolate FL_2022 chromosome 7, APGP_CSIRO_Lrig_0.1, whole genome shotgun sequence genomic region:
- the LOC124675606 gene encoding 60S ribosomal protein L27a-3-like, with protein MTTRFKKNRKKRGHVSAGHGRVGKHRKHPGGRGNAGGMHHHRILFDKYHPGYFGKVGMRYFHKLSNRFYCPSVNVERLWSMVPAEKVAEAGADKAPVLDVSQFGYFKVLGKGLLPDKPIVVKAKLISKIAEKKIKAAGGAVVLVA; from the coding sequence ATGACGACGCGCTTCAAGAAGAACCGCAAGAAGCGCGGCCACGTGTCGGCCGGGCACGGGCGTGTGGGCAAGCACCGCAAGCATCCCGGAGGCCGCGGTAACGCCGGTGGCATGCACCACCACCGCATCCTCTTCGACAAGTACCATCCCGGCTACTTCGGCAAGGTCGGTATGCGCTACTTCCACAAGCTCAGCAACAGGTTCTACTGCCCGTCGGTCAACGTCGAGAGGCTGTGGTCGATGGTGCCCGCCGAGAAGGTGGCGGAGGCGGGAGCCGACAAGGCCCCCGTGCTCGACGTCTCCCAGTTCGGCTACTTCAAGGTGCTCGGCAAGGGCCTGCTCCCCGACAAGCCCATCGTCGTCAAGGCCAAGCTCATCTCCAAGATCGCCGagaagaagatcaaggccgccgGCGGCGCAGTCGTGCTCGTTGCTTAG